One window of the Nicotiana tabacum cultivar K326 chromosome 4, ASM71507v2, whole genome shotgun sequence genome contains the following:
- the LOC107784474 gene encoding NAC domain-containing protein 83-like, producing the protein MEKNVQFRLSDTNLIMQLLKFLAGKCLPTEGLIGFVDIYSKEPWQLIGDISSKKTHYFLSQLKKKKPTDARFKRTTGNGSWTQQNKGKKILDEDGSLIIGYKRSLSYKHKKDSSLNGRWLMMEYFLADSLLQELKSNEAKEFVICAIMKNPRSEIRGNTDATIVEYKRFIDRVLQEGVHLQTSEPSQQSIMILSKNSPMMSESTSSDVLSMGQLEQNNGMLVQTDSDEFFGILNVQNQECYYQEGDEEEFDWDSFLDFDDHGFVQNDLVY; encoded by the coding sequence ATGGAGAAGAATGTTCAATTTCGTCTCTCTGACACTAATCTGATAATGCAATTGTTGAAATTTTTGGCTGGAAAATGCTTACCAACTGAAGGATTGATTGGCTTTGTAGATATTTACAGCAAAGAGCCATGGCAGTTAATTGGAGACATTAGTTCCAAGAAAACCCATTACTTCCTCTcccaattgaagaagaagaaacccacTGATGCTCGATTCAAAAGAACTACTGGTAATGGGAGTTGGACACAGCAGAATAAAGGCAAGAAAATtcttgatgaagatggaagtcTGATTATTGGGTATAAAAGAAGCTTGAGTTACAAGCACAAGAAAGACTCCTCTTTGAATGGCCGCTGGTTGATGATGGAGTATTTCTTGGCTGACTCTCTTCTTCAGGAGTTGAAATCTAACGAAGCAAAAGAGTTTGTAATATGTGCGATTATGAAGAACCCCAGATCGGAAATCAGAGGAAACACTGATGCTACTATTGTAGAGTATAAGAGGTTCATTGATCGTGTCTTGCAAGAAGGGGTTCATCTCCAAACCTCAGAACCCTCACAACAGAGTATTATGATTTTGTCTAAGAACAGTCCTATGATGTCGGAGAGCACTTCCTCTGATGTTTTATCTATGGGACAATTAGAACAAAATAATGGAATGCTGGTTCAGACTGATTCTGATGAATTCTTTGGAATACTGAACGTTCAAAATCAAGAATGCTATTATCAGGAAGGTGATGAGGAGGAATTTGATTGGGattcttttttggattttgatgatCATGGTTTTGTGCAGAATGACTTGGTTTACTAA